From the genome of Patagioenas fasciata isolate bPatFas1 chromosome 17, bPatFas1.hap1, whole genome shotgun sequence, one region includes:
- the ACACB gene encoding acetyl-CoA carboxylase 2 isoform X3 — translation MSGLHLAKRGREHRKMDLQRDFTVASPAEFVTRFGGTRVIEKVLIANNGIAAVKCMRSIRRWSYEMFRNERAIRFVVMVTPEDLKANAEYIKMADHYVPVPGGTNNNNYANVELIVDISKRIPVQAVWAGWGHASENHKLPELLQKNGIAFLGPPSDAMWALGDKVASTIVAQTVQIPTLPWSGSGLVAQWSEEEQKHQRTISIPLETYEQGCIKDVEEGLQVAKSIGYPVMIKAAEGGGGKGIRKVESAEEFGTCFRQVQAEAPGSPIFLMQLAQHARHLEVQVLADEYGNAISLFGRDCSIQRRHQKIIEEAPVTIAAPSVIEVMEQCAVRLAQMVGYVSAGTVEYLYSEDGSFHFLELNPRLQVEHPCTEMIVDVNLPAAQLQIAMGIPLHRIKDIRVLYGESPWGDAPICFRSPTNTPVPRGHVIAARITSENPEEGFKPSSGTVQELNFRSSKNVWGYFSVAAAGGLHEFADSQFGHCFSWGENREEAISNMVVALKELSIRGDFRTTVEYLIKLLETDSFQNNEIDTGWLDHLIAEKVQAEKPDTMLGVVCGALNVADAAFRTCMTDFLHSLERGQVLPAASLLNIVDVELIYEGVKYILQVARQSLTMYVIIMNHTHIEIDVHRLNDGGLLLSYDGNSYTTYMKEEIDRYRITIGNKTCDFEKEKDPTVLRSPSAGKLLQYTVDDGGHVAQGEVFAEIEVMKIIMTLAVEEAGRVHYIKRPGTLLDAGCVIARLELDDPSKVKPAQPFMGGLPAQQTLHITGEKQHQVLRNVLENLTNVMNGYCLPEPYFSTKVKEWVTQLMKTLRDPSLPLLELQEIMTSISGRIPLSVEKSIRKVMAQYASNITSVLCRFPSQQIANVLDTHAATLQRKAEREIFFTNTQSVVQLVQRYRSGIRGYMKAVVLDLLRRYLQVETQFQHAHYDKCVISLREKCKPDMTPVLESIFSHAQVAKKNLLVTMLIDQLCGRDPTLTDELTAILQELTQLSKTEHSKVALRARQVLIASHLPSYELRYNQVESILLSAIDMYGHEYCPENLKKLILSETTIFDVLPVFFYHTNQVVRMAALEVYVRRGYIAYELNSLQHRQLSDGTCVVEFQFMLPSSHPNRMSIPVSISNPDLARHSTELFMDSGFSPLSQRMGAMVAFNRFEDFVRNFDEVISCFTVPPSESVIFSEAHATIYEEEDAKNVHEEPIHILNVTLHSADHMEDEKLVPIFRTFVQSKKNILVNCDLRRITFLIAQQREFPKFFTFRARDEFAEDRIYRHLEPALAFQLELSRMRNFDLTAIPCANHKMHLYLGAAKVQAGAEATDCRFFIRAIVRHSDLITKEASFEYLQNEGERLLLEAMDELEVAFNNTTVRTDCNHIFLNFVPTVVMDPSKIEESVRSMVMRYGSRLWKLRVLQAEVKINIRLTPTTAAIPIRLFLTTESGYYLDISLYKEVKDPTTGSIMFQSYGDKQGPQHGMLINTPYVTKDLLQAKRFQAQSLGTTYVYDFPEMIRQALLKLWGSSELYPKDVLTYTELVLDSQGHLVQMNRVPGGNEVGMVAFKMKLKTPEYPKGRDIVLICNDITHQIGSFGPEEDLVFLRASELARAEGIPRIYIAANSGARIGFADEIKHMFQVAWVDPADPYKGFKYLYLTPQDYTRISAMNSVHCEHVEEEGESRYVLLDIIGQDNGFGVENLRAAGTIAGESSRAYDEIVTISMVTCRAIGIGAYLVRLGQRVIQVENSHIILTGVTALNKVLGREVYTSNNQLGGVQIMHNNGVSHVTVPDDFEGVYTILQWLSYIPKDNRSPVPVVAISDPIEREIDFVPSKVPYDPRWMLAGRPHPTLKGTWQSGFFDQGSFLEIMRPWAQTVVVGRARLGGLPVGVIAVETRPVEVTIPADPANPDSEAQIIQQAGQVWFPDSAFKTAQAIRDFNREHLPLMIFANWRGFSSGMKDMYNQMLKFGAFIVDSLRDFKQPVLVYIPPHAELRGGSWVVIDSTINPLYVELYADKESRGGILEPGGTVEIKFRKKDLVKTMRRIDTIYARLVEQLGTPELSEGQRTELEKQLKAREELLLPVYYQVAVRFADLHDTPGRMQEKGVITDILEWKSARSFLYWRLRRLLLEEEVKVEVLKANSELSHMHIQSMLRRWFMETEGAAKGYLWDNNQVVVEWLKKHMQENEGTKSAIWENIKYLKRDYVVKHIRSLVQANPEVAMDCIMQMAQHITSTQKAQLARHLSTVDNDGPS, via the exons ATGTCTGGACTGCACCTGGCCAAGAGGGGCCGAGAGCACAGAAAGATGGATCTGCAACGGGACTTCACTGTCGCTTCGCCAGCAGAGTTTGTCACCCGCTTCGGGGGCACCCGAGTCATCGAGAAG GTCCTCATCGCCAACAACGGCATCGCTGCCGTGAAGTGCATGCGCTCCATCCGCCGGTGGTCCTATGAGATGTTCCGAAATGAGCGTGCCATTCGGTTCGTGGTCATGGTGACCCCTGAAGACCTCAAGGCTAATGCAG AGTACATCAAAATGGCAGATCACTATGTGCCTGTCCCTGGGGGgaccaacaacaacaactacgCCAACGTGGAGCTGATAGTGGACATTTCCAAACGGATCCCAGTCCAG GCGGTGTGGGCTGGCTGGGGACATGCCTCAGAAAACCACAAGCTGCCAGAGCTCCTGCAGAAAAACGGAATAGCTTTCCTAG GTCCCCCCAGTGATGCCATGTGGGCACTAGGGGACAAAGTTGCCTCCACCATTGTGGCTCAGACGGTCCAGATCCCCACGCTGCCTTGGAGCGGGAGCG GTCTGGTGGCTCAGTGGTCTGAGGAGGAGCAGAAGCACCAGCGGACAATCAGCATCCCCCTTGAGACATATGAGCAAGGCTGCATCAAGGACGTGGAAGAAGGCCTGCAG GTGGCCAAGAGTATTGGCTACCCAGTGATGATCAAGGCAGCAGAAGGTGGTGGGGGCAAAGGCATCCGAAAAGTGGAATCTGCGGAGGAATTTGGCACCTGTTTCCGGCAG GTGCAGGCGGAggcgcctgggtcccccatcttCCTGATGCAGCTGGCACAGCATGCGCGACACCTGGAGGTGCAGGTGCTGGCCGATGAGTACGGCAACGCCATCTCCCTCTTTGGTCGTGACTGCTCTATCCAGCGCAGACACCAGAAGATCATCGAGGAGGCACCTGTCACCATTGCGGCTCCCTCTGTCATCGAGGTGATGGAGCAG TGTGCAGTCCGCCTGGCCCAGATGGTGGGTTATGTGAGCGCGGGCACCGTTGAGTACCTGTACAGCGAGGACGGGAGCTTCCACTTCCTCGAGCTGAACCCGCGCCTGCAGGTGGAACACCCTTGCACAGAGATGATCGTGGATGTCAACCTCCCGGCTGCCCAGCTCCAG ATTGCAATGGGCATCCCCCTGCACAGGATAAAAGACATCCGGGTTTTGTACGGGGAGAGCCCCTGGGGCGATGCACCCATCTGTTTCCGCAGCCCCACCAACACCCCCGTGCCCAGAGGCCACGTCATCGCTGCCCGGATCACCAGTGAGAACCCCGAGGAG GGTTTCAAGCCCAGCTCAGGGACGGTGCAGGAGCTGAACTTCCGCAGCAGCAAGAACGTCTGGGGGTACTTCAGTGTGGCAGCAGCCGGGGGGCTGCATGAATTTGCCGATTCCCAGTTTGGGCACTGCTTCTCGTGGGGAGAGAACAGAGAGGAGGCCATCTC GAACATGGTGGTTGCCCTGAAAGAGCTGTCTATCCGTGGGGATTTCCGGACCACAGTGGAGTATCTGATCAAGCTGCTGGAGACAGATAGCTTCCAGAACAACGAGATAGACACTGGCTGGCTGGACCACCTGATCGCTGAGAAAGTGCAG GCAGAGAAGCCGGACACgatgctgggtgttgtctgcgGTGCCCTGAACGTGGCAGACGCTGCCTTCAGGACGTGCATGACCGACTTCCTGCACTCGCTGGAGAG GGGGCAGGTGCTGCCAGCAGCCTCCTTGCTGAACATTGTGGACGTGGAGCTCATCTACGAGGGTGTGAAGTACATTCTCCAG GTTGCCCGCCAGTCCCTGACAATGTACGTCATCATCATGAACCACACTCACATAGAGATCGACGTGCACCGGCTGAACGATGGTGGGCTGCTGCTCTCCTACGATGGCAACAGCTACACCACCTACATGAAGGAGGAGATCGACAG GTACCGGATCACCATTGGCAACAAAACCTGTGACTTTGAGAAGGAGAAGGACCCGACGGTGCTGCGCTCGCCCTCCGCGGGGAAGCTGCTGCAGTACACAGTGGATGACGGTGGCCACGTGGCCCAGGGGGAAGTTTTTGCAGAAATTGAG GTGATGAAGATCATCATGACGCTGGCGGTGGAGGAGGCCGGGCGGGTGCACTACATCAAGCGGCCGGGCACACTGCTGGACGCGGGCTGCGTCATAGCCCGGCTGGAGCTGGATGATCCCAGCAAAGTGAAGCCT GCGCAGCCATTCATGGGAGGGCTCCCAGCTCAACAGACCCTCCACATCACCGGTGAGAAGCAGCACCAGGTTCTCCGCAACGTGCTGGAGAACCTCACCAATGTCATGAATGGGTACTGCCTGCCCGAGCCCTACTTCAGTACCAAG GTGAAGGAGTGGGTGACACAGCTGATGAAGACCCTGCGGGACCCCTCCCTGCCActcctggagctgcaggagaTTATGACAAGTATTTCGGGAAGAATTCCTCTGTCTGTGGAGAAGTCGATCCGGAAGGTGATGGCGCAATACGCCAGCAACATCACCTCCGTGCTCTGCCGCTTCCCCAGCCAGCAG ATCGCCAACGTGCTGGACACCCACGCGGCCacgctgcagaggaaggctgaGCGGGAGATCTTCTTCACGAACACACAGAGTGTGGTGCAGCTGGTGCAGAG GTACCGCAGTGGCATCCGTGGCTACATGAAGGCAGTGGTGCTGGACCTGCTAAGGCGCTACCTGCAAGTGGAGACGCAGTTCCAGCATG ctcaTTACGACAAGTGCGTCATCAGCCTGCGGGAGAAGTGCAAACCTGACATGACCCCCGTGCTGGAGAGCATCTTCTCTCATGCCCAAGTGGCCAAGAAGAACCTGCTGGTGACCATGTTAATT GACCAGCTCTGCGGCCGCGACCCCACACTGACGGATGAGCTGACAGCCATCCTTCAGGAGCTGACGCAGctcagcaagactgagcactccaAAGTGGCACTGAGAGCCCGGCAG GTGCTCATCGCCTCTCACCTGCCCTCCTACGAGCTGCGGTACAACCAGGTGGAGTCCATCTTGCTCTCTGCTATCGACATGTATGGACACGAGTACTGCCCTGAAAACCTGAAG AAATTGATCCTCTCAGAAACCACCATCTTTGATGTGCTCCCCGTCTTCTTCTACCACACCAACCAGGTGGTGCGCATGGCAGCGCTGGAG GTGTACGTACGACGTGGGTACATCGCCTACGAGCTGAACAGCCTGCAGCACCGGCAGCTCTCAGATGGCACCTGCGTGGTGGAGTTCCAGTTCATGCTGCCCTCCTCCCACCCAAACAG GATGTCCATCCCTGTCAGCATCTCCAACCCCGACCTGGCCCGGCACAGCACCGAGCTCTTCATGGACAGTGGCTTCTCCCCCCTGAGCCAGCGAATGGGAGCTATGGTGGCCTTCAACAGATTTGAGGACTTTGTGAG GAACTTTGATGAAGTGATCTCGTGCTTCACTGTCCCACCTTCGGAGAGCGTGATCTTCAGCGAGGCACATGCCACCATCTACGAAGAGGAGGATGCCAAG AATGTCCACGAGGAGCCGATCCACATCCTCAATGTCACGCTCCACTCGGCTGACCACATGGAAGACGAGAAGCTGGTGCCCATCTTCAGAACCTTTGTCCAGTCCAAG AAAAACATCCTCGTCAACTGTGATCTCCGGAGAATCACGTTTCTCATTGCCCAGCAG AGAGAATTCCCAAAGTTTTTCACGTTCAGAGCCAGGGACGAG TTTGCAGAGGATCGAATCTACCGGCACTTGGAGCCAGCGCTGGCCTTCCAGCTGGAGCTGAGCCGCATGCGCAACTTCGACCTGACGGCCATTCCCTGTGCCAACCACAAGATGCACCTTTATCTGGGGGCTGCCAAGGTGCAGGCAGGTGCTGAGGCCACTGACTGTCGCTTCTTCATCCGCGCCATTGTGCGCCACTCGGATCTCATCACCAAG GAGGCTTCCTTTGAGTACCTGCAGAACGAGGGCGAGCGGCTGCTCCTGGAGGCAATGGATGAGCTGGAAGTGGCCTTCAACAACACCACCGTCCGCACCGACTGCAACCACATCTTCCTCAACTTCGTCCCGACGGTTGTCATGGACCCTTCCAAA ATTGAGGAGTCGGTGCGGTCCATGGTGATGCGCTATGGCAGCCGCCTCTGGAAGCTGCGGGTCCTGCAAGCCGAGGTGAAGATCAACATCCGCCTGACACCCACCACAGCTGCCATCCCCATCCGCCTCTTCCTCACCACCGAGTCCGGCTACTACCTGGACATCAGCCTCTACAAGGAGGTGAAGGACCCCACCACTGGCAGC ATCATGTTCCAGTCCTACGGGGATAAGCAAGGGCCACAGCACGGGATGCTCATCAACACCCCCTATGTCACCAAGGACCTGCTGCAGGCCAAGCGGTTCCAGGCCCAGTCCTTGGGCACAACCTATGTGTATGACTTCCCAGAGATGATCAGACAG GCTCTCCTCAAGCTGTGGGGCTCCTCGGAGCTGTACCCCAAGGATGTCCTGACATACACTGAGCTAGTGCTGGACTCGCAGGGGCACCTGGTGCAGATGAACAGGGTCCCTGGAGGAAATGAG GTGGGGATGGTGGCTTTCAAAATGAAGCTGAAGACCCCTGAGTATCCGAAAGGCCGGGACATCGTGCTCATCTGCAACGACATCACACACCAGATCGGCTCCTTCGGGCCAGAGGAGGATCTGGTTTTCCTGCGTGCCTCAGAGCTGGCACGGGCCGAAGGCATCCCCCGCATCTACATCGCTGCCAACAGCGGCGCCCGCATTGGCTTTGCCGATGAGATAAAGCACATGTTCCAGGTGGCCTGGGTGGACCCTGCGGACCCCTACAAG GGGTTCAAGTACCTGTACCTGACTCCCCAGGACTACACAAGGATCAGCGCCATGAACTCAGTGCACTGTGAGCAcgtggaggaagagggggagtCCAG GTATGTTCTCCTGGACATCATCGGGCAGGACAATGGATTTGGGGTGGAAAACCTGCGAGCTGCTGGTACCATTGCCGGAGAATCCTCTCGCGCTTATGATGAAATAGTGACCATCAGCATG gtgacctgTCGTGCCATCGGGATCGGTGCGTACCTGGTGAGGCTGGGCCAGCGCGTCATCCAGGTGGAGAACTCCCACATCATCCTTACCGGTGTCACAGCTCTCAATAAG GTGTTGGGACGTGAAGTTTACACATCAAATAACCAACTGGGAGGCGTGCAAATCATGCACAACAACGGTGTTTCCCATGTCACTGTCCCAGATGACTTTGAGGGTGTCTACACCATCCTGCAGTGGCTCTCGTACATCCCCAAG GATAACCGGAGCCCAGTGCCTGTCGTGGCCATAAGCGACCCCATTGAAAGAGAAATCGATTTCGTCCCTTCCAAAGTCCCCTACGACCCCAGGTGGATGCTGGCAGGGAGACCCCATCCAA CTCTCAAGGGGACCTGGCAGAGTGGCTTCTTTGACCAGGGCAGCTTCTTGGAGATCATGAGGCCGTGGGCTCAGACAGTCGTGGTCGGCAGAGCGAG GCTCGGAGGTCTGCCGGTAGGTGTCATTGCCGTCGAGACCCGCCCAGTGGAGGTGACAATCCCTGCGGACCCCGCCAACCCCGACTCGGAGGCACAG ATAATCCAGCAGGCTGGGCAGGTCTGGTTTCCAGACTCGGCTTTTAAAACAGCCCAGGCTATTCGGGACTTCAACCGGGAACATCTCCCACTGATGATCTTTGCCAACTGGCGAGGTTTCTCCAGCGGCATGAAAG ACATGTACAACCAAATGCTGAAGTTCGGCGCCTTCATTGTCGATAGCCTGCGGGATTTTAAGCAGCCTGTCCTGGTCTATATCCCACCGCATGCGGAGCTGCGGGGCGGCTCCTGGGTGGTCATCGACTCCACCATCAACCCCCTGTATGTGGAGCTCTACGCAGACAAGGAGAGCAG GGGAGGCATTTTGGAGCCTGGAGGAACTGTGGAGATCAAGTTCAGGAAGAAAGATTTGGTGAAGACCATGAGAAGGATAGATACGATCTATGCCAGGCTTGTTGAACAGCTGG